The Methanocellales archaeon genome includes the window TTGAAAAGCATTGGAAGTACGACGAATGGGATTATGAAACAATAAAGGCATCTCATCAACGTAAAGGAATAAAACCTGATGAGAAAATACCTTATTACAGAGATCCCTTACAACGATTAATAAATCTACATCGGTCCACTATTGAAGGAACAACAGGTTTAGTTTACGAAAGCCCTTTTCCAAGAAAAAATGCGAAATTTGGCTGAGACTATAAGAACACTCGAAAGTTTCAGGAGATTTTAGTTTAAGTATTTCAAAGCTTAAACTGTTAATTGACGTCCATTGGGAAGAAGGGTAAAGCTATTGATCAGATGTTTTATGATTTATATGGCCTAACCGAAGAGGAAATCAAAATCGTTTCCGCATAAACCGATAGGTTAGCGCCCTAACTCAAGCCAGCGCCCTTAAGAAATCACTTTCGGTGATTATTCCCACCAGTTTCCCTTCCTTTAGGACAGGCAGCGATCCCACCTCTTTTTTCATCATCATCTCTGCTGCGATGCCGATGTCGACATCAGGCCCTATGGTGACGACGTCTGAGGTCATAAGCGTCTTGATCGGCAGGCTAAAAGCCTCGTCTACATGGCCGGTGATTAGTTCGTTGAATACCTCCCCGCCCCCGAGGAACTTGACGACATCAGTGGCATTTATCATCCCTAATAATATGTTATCCACGACTACCGGCAGTCTCCTGAATACGTTACTGACCATGACCTTGGTAGCCTCCTTTAAAGACATGTTTGGAGGTGCGGTTACCACGCTTTTACTCATGTATTCACTGACTGACTTCCCGGCCTTCTTCCCGGCGATCAGGCCCAAGAAGTCGCGCTCAGAGATTATGCCAACTATTTGGCTCTTAGGATTTACAATGGGCAATCCGCCGGTTTTATGCCTGATCATCGTGTTCAATGCATCCTTCAGGGATTTATCCTCTGTCAGTGTTATCACATCGCTTTCCATTATCTCTCTGGCCTCGGCATTTATGGCAGCGAGCAGATTTCCACCGTATTTATTCTCTACCAGATTATGTCGTACTCCTCCGCCAAAAAAATCGATCAGGTCCATGGATGTAACGATTCCTACGAGTCGGCGTGTTCCGGCATCTGCGATGGGTATTCTCCGAAAGCCGTAGGTTACCAGCGTTTTCACGATCCCCATGATCGTCATAGTAGGTGGAACGGTGACCACGTCCTTGGATGCGATCATCATCACATCTCCCGGGCGGGATGAAACTCGTGATTTGAACTCTACAGGCCCCCTATCAAATGGGGAGGAACCCTCACGTCCTCTCATCGTATCACCGCTTCCGTCAAGTCGTATCTATCGACTATGCCAACCAATTTGCCATTTTTTTCAACCGGCAATCTGCCTATGTCATGTTTCATCATCATTAATGCAGCCTCTTTTATTGTAGCATCGGGATCAACCGAGTATATCTGGGTGCTCATCATCTTTTCTACCGGGGGGGACTCCTTACCGCTCCTGGCACAACCAGCTCTGATTATGTCTTGGCGAGTGATCATACCTACGATCTCTCTCTTGCTTTTGATTACAGGAAATCCAGAATATCCCAGCTCAATTATGTTTGCCCATACCTTTGATACCGGGTCTTTAAGGGAAAAAGCTTTGACTTTGGAGGTCATTATTTCCTTTACCTCTTTGTTAGGAACCTTATCGAGATCTATATTTTTAAATATGTCCACCATGCTGACCATCCCCAACAATTCCCTGTCTTGTGAGGACCTGACTACGGGCAGTCCGCCCATCTTGACGTTTACCATCGTCATTGCGACGTCTCTTATGTCACATAAAGGTGTAACTATCGGGCACTCTCGGGTAAATCCTTTGACGGTCACATTTGACTTGGTGGATGTAATTTTTAGAACCTCCTCTTCCGTGATAATTCCAGTGACTTTACGAGCGTTATCAACTACCGGCAAACTCCTGAAGTGCGAATCTCGGATCAATTGACGCGCTCTGGTCATGAACTCATCATCTTTGACAAATACGGGATTCTTAGACATTATGCTTTGGACTTTCATGATTTTTAATCACTCCTACTCTACTACTAAACTAAAACCCACTATCCTTACAGCTCTCACAGACCAGTGTTCCATTTACGAGCTCTAAAGACGC containing:
- a CDS encoding CBS domain-containing protein encodes the protein MKVQSIMSKNPVFVKDDEFMTRARQLIRDSHFRSLPVVDNARKVTGIITEEEVLKITSTKSNVTVKGFTRECPIVTPLCDIRDVAMTMVNVKMGGLPVVRSSQDRELLGMVSMVDIFKNIDLDKVPNKEVKEIMTSKVKAFSLKDPVSKVWANIIELGYSGFPVIKSKREIVGMITRQDIIRAGCARSGKESPPVEKMMSTQIYSVDPDATIKEAALMMMKHDIGRLPVEKNGKLVGIVDRYDLTEAVIR
- a CDS encoding CBS domain-containing protein, whose translation is MRGREGSSPFDRGPVEFKSRVSSRPGDVMMIASKDVVTVPPTMTIMGIVKTLVTYGFRRIPIADAGTRRLVGIVTSMDLIDFFGGGVRHNLVENKYGGNLLAAINAEAREIMESDVITLTEDKSLKDALNTMIRHKTGGLPIVNPKSQIVGIISERDFLGLIAGKKAGKSVSEYMSKSVVTAPPNMSLKEATKVMVSNVFRRLPVVVDNILLGMINATDVVKFLGGGEVFNELITGHVDEAFSLPIKTLMTSDVVTIGPDVDIGIAAEMMMKKEVGSLPVLKEGKLVGIITESDFLRALA